Proteins from one Bacteroides mediterraneensis genomic window:
- a CDS encoding dihydrofolate reductase, protein MNAQGNFNYIVEQFADLQLLRYRVTGFENLSLQQKELVYYLSQAALEGRDILFDQNGKYNLRIRKLLEVVYTTYTGDKEDAEFQGLEVYLKRVWFSSGIYHHYACDKFVPSFSPDFLRKWIEKADATQLPLKEGESVQEMCDTLFPVIFNPQVMPKRVNQADGEDLVMTSAANYYEGVTQKEAEAFYSILKIPGDPHPVMYGMNSRLVKKDGIFREEVWKVGGMYGEAIEKIIAWLEKAEAVAESEAQREVIRLLVDFYRTGDLKTFDAYSIAWLKDTASKVDFVNGFIESYGDPLGMKASWESIVNFKDEEATRRTEIISQNAQWFEDHSPVALAFKKEVVTGVSAKVITAAMLGGDLYPSSAIGINLPNSNWIRSRHGSKSVTIGNLTDAYNKAAKGNGFREEFVYSQTERDLLEKYADITSELHTDLHECVGHGSGRLIPGVDPDALKAYGSTIEEARADLFGLYYLADKKLVELGLTPDEEAYKAEYYAYMMNGLLTQMVRIEPGRDLEEAHMRNRQLIARWALEYGKSMNVVELVQKEGKTYVKVNDYLQLRGLFGMLLSKIQRIKSEGNYEAARALVEKYGVKLDASLHEEVLARYRALHLAPYKGFVNPVYRPEYDAEGRIVDVKVDYTEGYTEQMLRYGRDYSNLKI, encoded by the coding sequence ATGAATGCACAAGGGAATTTTAATTATATAGTAGAACAATTTGCCGATTTGCAATTGTTACGCTATCGTGTGACCGGCTTTGAGAATCTATCTTTACAACAGAAAGAATTGGTTTATTATCTGTCGCAGGCGGCTTTGGAGGGACGGGACATCCTTTTCGACCAGAACGGGAAGTATAATCTGCGTATCCGGAAATTGCTGGAAGTGGTTTATACGACTTATACGGGTGACAAGGAGGATGCCGAATTTCAGGGACTGGAGGTCTATTTGAAACGGGTGTGGTTCTCCAGTGGAATTTATCACCATTATGCATGTGATAAATTTGTGCCTTCTTTTTCTCCGGACTTTCTACGGAAATGGATAGAAAAAGCGGATGCGACACAGCTCCCGTTAAAGGAGGGAGAGTCTGTACAGGAAATGTGTGACACACTGTTTCCGGTAATTTTCAATCCGCAAGTCATGCCTAAACGGGTGAACCAGGCAGATGGAGAAGACCTGGTGATGACTTCTGCGGCCAACTATTATGAAGGTGTGACACAGAAAGAGGCGGAAGCATTTTATTCCATTTTGAAAATACCAGGAGACCCTCATCCGGTGATGTATGGCATGAACAGCCGGCTGGTAAAGAAAGACGGGATCTTTCGGGAAGAAGTATGGAAAGTAGGAGGAATGTATGGGGAAGCCATCGAGAAAATCATTGCTTGGCTGGAGAAAGCTGAGGCCGTAGCCGAGAGTGAAGCACAACGTGAGGTGATACGCTTGTTGGTGGATTTTTACCGCACGGGCGACTTGAAGACTTTTGATGCCTACTCCATCGCTTGGTTGAAAGACACTGCTTCAAAGGTGGATTTTGTCAATGGTTTTATTGAAAGTTACGGTGATCCGTTGGGAATGAAAGCCAGCTGGGAGTCGATTGTGAATTTTAAAGACGAGGAGGCTACCCGGCGTACGGAAATCATCAGCCAAAATGCACAGTGGTTTGAGGACCATTCTCCAGTAGCTTTAGCTTTTAAAAAGGAAGTGGTGACGGGCGTTTCGGCCAAGGTCATTACGGCTGCCATGTTAGGAGGAGATTTATATCCGAGTTCAGCCATTGGTATCAATTTACCTAATTCGAACTGGATTCGCAGTCGCCATGGTTCCAAGTCGGTGACAATCGGAAACTTGACGGATGCTTACAACAAGGCGGCTAAAGGAAATGGTTTCCGGGAAGAATTTGTATACAGTCAGACTGAGCGGGATTTGTTGGAGAAATATGCCGATATCACGAGTGAACTGCATACGGATTTGCACGAATGTGTGGGGCATGGTTCCGGCAGATTGATTCCGGGAGTTGACCCGGATGCCTTGAAAGCCTATGGCTCTACGATTGAAGAAGCTCGTGCCGATTTGTTCGGCCTGTATTATCTGGCTGATAAAAAGCTGGTGGAACTGGGGTTGACTCCTGATGAAGAAGCTTATAAAGCTGAATATTATGCCTATATGATGAACGGACTTCTCACTCAGATGGTGCGCATTGAACCGGGTCGTGATTTGGAGGAGGCACACATGCGTAATCGTCAGTTGATTGCCCGTTGGGCGCTTGAATATGGGAAGTCGATGAATGTCGTGGAACTGGTGCAGAAGGAAGGAAAGACGTATGTGAAAGTCAATGATTATCTTCAGTTGCGCGGACTTTTTGGGATGTTGTTGAGCAAGATTCAGCGTATCAAGAGCGAAGGTAATTATGAAGCAGCCCGTGCTTTGGTGGAAAAATATGGCGTGAAACTGGATGCGTCGCTTCACGAAGAAGTGCTGGCCCGTTATCGTGCCTTGCATCTGGCTCCCTACAAGGGGTTTGTCAATCCCGTGTATCGTCCTGAATACGATGCGGAGGGCCGGATTGTAGATGTGAAAGTAGATTATACAGAAGGTTATACGGAGCAGATGCTTCGTTATGGCCGCGATTATTCTAATTTGAAAATTTGA